One part of the Coffea eugenioides isolate CCC68of chromosome 10, Ceug_1.0, whole genome shotgun sequence genome encodes these proteins:
- the LOC113749247 gene encoding F-box/kelch-repeat protein At3g23880-like, giving the protein MVCKEKQAFPQTAPIDEYAEITIRTELPLLEKRGKDQMLCRRIGCFDLGDEKFKNLELPKFTGHMLHVGVLERFLCLVCSHYESSPGAWTIWVMKEHGVISSWAKVANIPILFKTPFVVPLCINKNGEVVLQMGHKKVVKFNSKKNKFDVLVHKNFEIETALYIESNLSPYTNPKRKATAKAREILKRVEL; this is encoded by the exons ATGGTTTGCAAAGAGAAACAAGCTTTCCCACAAACGGCGCCAATTGATGAGTATGCTGAGATTACGATCCGAACAGAGCTCCCGT TGCTTGAGAAAAGGGGTAAGGATCAGATGTTATGCAGAAGGATTGGATGCTTTGATTTAGGAGatgaaaaattcaagaatttggAACTACCTAAGTTTACTGGGCATATGCTACATGTTGGGGTTTTAGAAAGGTTTCTTTGTTTGGTTTGTAGTCACTATGAATCTAGCCCTGGAGCATGGACAATATGGGTGATGAAAGAGCATGGTGTCATAAGTTCTTGGGCTAAAGTGGCCAACATTCCAATTCTATTCAAAACTCCTTTTGTGGTTCCATTGTGCATTAACAAAAATGGAGAAGTTGTGTTGCAAATGGGTCACAAGAAAGTTGTCAAGTTTAATTCCAAGAAGAATAAGTTTGATGTTCTTGTGCACAAAAATTTTGAGATCGAAACAGCTCTGTATATTGAGAGCAATTTGTCACCCTACACTAATCCCAAAAGAAAGGCAACCGCCAAGGCCAGAGAGATACTCAAGAGAGTGGAGCTGTAA